Proteins encoded together in one Festucalex cinctus isolate MCC-2025b chromosome 8, RoL_Fcin_1.0, whole genome shotgun sequence window:
- the LOC144024007 gene encoding uncharacterized protein LOC144024007 — protein MGSSCTIAPNRTITALSTKKEMDIVHLYTALHTMDKAPLKYSQKARKKGRASGGPWRAPKKPSGSAPGQQAAERLYMTHGQAAQDPEVHRVSECVCLRLAKEFEQARNRPKDTKGKNMPIPQSIVSIYSHIKQLLEDSRVVLDQTNLVLVPINNTTVSSWLLRRDKRKDRDMLLQGTALPKQIHLAKDSLPAPNTLPAAPAQHPSDKMTSKEPENHEGEAFPRQRAMVANRGGLNAFPFPPHLLLHSSKLHSNYLHSSKIQSIKLLHSSKLHCNKLLLISQPLLTNKLLHSSKHAFLLSQGNVPGDCLKLPRRIRSEWLEANHHEKN, from the exons ATGGGAAGCAGTTGCACCATCGCACCAAATCGCACCATCACTGCTTTGTCAACTAAGAAGGAGATGGACATAGTCCACCTCTACACAGCTCTCCATACCATGGACAAAGCAcctttaaa GTACAGCCAGAAGGCTAGAAAGAAAGGTCGTGCGTCAGGAGGACCCTGGAGAGCACCTAAGAAGCCAAGTGGCTCTGCTCCTGGACAGCAAGCAGCAGAGAG ACTTTACATGACCCATGGCCAAGCAGCCCAGGACCCGGAAGTACACAGGGTCAGTGAGTGTGTTTGCCTAAGACTTGCAAAAGAATTTGAGCAAGCACGTAACAGGCCCAAGGACACTAAGGGAAAGAACATGCCAATCCCTCAGTCAATTGTGAGCATTTACAGCCATATAAAACAACTTCTGGAGGACAGCAGGGTTGTCCTGGACCAGACCAATTTGGTTCTGGTGCCAATAAATAACACCACAGTCTCTTCATG gctACTTCGGAGGGATAAAAGGAAGGACAGGGACATGTTACTGCAAGGCACAGCACTTCCTAAACAAATTCACCTGGCCAAGGACTCTCTACCTGCACCAAATACACTCCCAGCAGCCCCTGCGCAGCATCCAAGCGACAAAATGACCTCCAAGGAACCAGAAAATCATGAGGGGGAAGCTTTCCCCCGCCAACGCGCTATGGTGGCAAACAGGGGGGGTTTGAATGCGTTTCCATTTCCACCCCATTTACTCCTCCATTCCAGCAAGCTACATTCCAACTACCTCCATTCCAGCAAGATCCAATCCATCAAGCTCCTCCATTCTAGCAAGCTCCACTGCAACAAGCTGCTCCTTATCAGCCAACCCCTCCTGACCAACAAGCTCCTCCATTCCAGCAAGCATGCCTTCCTCCTCAGCCAAGGCAACGTACCTGGAGACTGCTTAAAGCTGCCCAGGAGGATAAGGAGCGAATGGCTAGAGGCGAACCACCACGAAAAAAACTGA